The genomic DNA AGTACAAGGCGAAGACCGGATACCGCAAGCGCGGCGGCCATCGCCAGAAGTACACGCTGATCGAGGTCGTCCAGATCCAACCGCCAAAGGCGGCCAAGGCGGCTGCGGCACAACCGAAGGTCGATGCCGGCGACCAAGCCGACGCTGCCCCCGCCAAGAAGGCGGCTCCCGCCAAGAAGGCACCTGCGAAGGCGGCGCCTGCGAAGGCGCCGACGAAGACCGCTGCAGCCAAGCCCAAGGCAGCGACGAGCAAGAAGTCCGATGAGGCTCCGAAGAAGCCCGCGGCCAAGAAGCCGGCGGCCAAGAAGCCGGCGGCCAAGAAGGACGAGGAGGGCTGAGCGATGTCCAAGACGAAGGGTGGCGGTTCCACCAAGAACGGGCGCGACTCGAGGGCGCAGCGACTCGGAGCGAAGGCCTTCGATGGCCAGACGGTCAGCGCTGGATCGATCCTGGTGCGACAGCGCGGGACGCGCATCCATCCCGGCGACAATGTCGGCCGCGGCCGTGACGACACGCTGTTCGCCATGGCACCCGGCGTGGTCTCATACGGAACCCGTCGTGGTCGCCGCCAGGTGAGCATTCTCACCGACAACTGATCCCTGCCGACCGGAGGCCTCGTGTTCGTAGACGAGGTGGTGGTCCACCTACGCGCCGGTGACGGCGGTGCCGGTGTGGTCTCATTCGAGAAGATCAAGGGTCGGCCGCGGGGCAGACCGCTCGGTGGCTCGGGTGGCCGAGGCGGCGACGTGATCATCGAGGCCTCGACCGCCATGTCGACGCTGCTCGACTACATGCGCCGGCCCCATCGCCGAGCGGGCTCAGGTACCCATGGCAGCGGCGACCTCCAGAGCGGGAAGTCCGGCGACGATCTCGTCCTTCCGGTGCCGCCGGGGACGGTGGTGAAGGACATCGCGGGGACCGTGCTCGCCGATCTGGCCAGACCCGGGCAAAGGGTGACGGTGCTCACCGGAGGCCGCGGCGGCAAGGGCAACCAAGCGCTCTCCGGGCGTCGGCATCTCGCACCTGCGTTCGCCGAGCAAGGCGAGTACGGGGCCAGTGCCGACGTGATCCTCGAACTCAAGCTGATCGCCGACGCTGCCCTGGTGGGGTTCCCCAACGCCGGGAAGAGCACCCTCGTGTCCGTGGTGTCGGCGGCCCGCCCCCGGATCGCCGACTACCCGTTCACGACTCTGGAACCGAACCTCGGCGTCGTCGACGTCGATGGGCGTCAGTTCGTCCTTGCGGACGTTCCCGGGCTCATCGAAGGGGCGGCAGAGGGTCGTGGGCTCGGCCACTCGTTCCTGAGGCACGTGGAGCGAGCGCGGGTTCTGGTGATCCTGCTCGATCCCTCGCCACTTCAGGAGGCGTCGTGCGAGCAGCAGCTGGTGGTCCTTCTCTCGGAGCTGGAGGCACACGATCCGGCCCTGGCCGCCCGGGAGCGTGTGGTGGCGGTCACCAAGGCCGACCTGAGTGAGGCCGCGGAGGCTCATGAGCGGCTGGGTGGGAGTGATGCGGGCATCCATCTCGTGTCCGCGGCCACCGGTGCCGGGGTCGAGGAGCTGATGCACCGGGTAGCCGATGCCGTGGCGCGGGTCGAAGCCGACCTGCCCGACGGGGAGGGCTACATCCTGCACCGGCCCGTGATGCCGGCGTTCGACGTCCACCACGACGGCGAGCGGTGGGTGGTGACCGGCCTCGCCGCCGAGCGCGCGGTGGCCTTCGACGATCTGACCGTGCCCGGAGCCGCCGAGGCGGCGGCGAGGCGGCTGCGCTCGGCGGGCATCGACGCCGTTCTCCGGTCCCAGGGCGCCGTCGACGG from Acidimicrobiia bacterium includes the following:
- the rplU gene encoding 50S ribosomal protein L21, coding for MYAIIRTGGKQAKVREGDVIDVERLRAEGEVTFTPVLVVDGKGKVFSGREELSTATVTARVIGESAGEKIDIFKYKAKTGYRKRGGHRQKYTLIEVVQIQPPKAAKAAAAQPKVDAGDQADAAPAKKAAPAKKAPAKAAPAKAPTKTAAAKPKAATSKKSDEAPKKPAAKKPAAKKPAAKKDEEG
- the rpmA gene encoding 50S ribosomal protein L27, which produces MSKTKGGGSTKNGRDSRAQRLGAKAFDGQTVSAGSILVRQRGTRIHPGDNVGRGRDDTLFAMAPGVVSYGTRRGRRQVSILTDN
- the obgE gene encoding GTPase ObgE, whose protein sequence is MFVDEVVVHLRAGDGGAGVVSFEKIKGRPRGRPLGGSGGRGGDVIIEASTAMSTLLDYMRRPHRRAGSGTHGSGDLQSGKSGDDLVLPVPPGTVVKDIAGTVLADLARPGQRVTVLTGGRGGKGNQALSGRRHLAPAFAEQGEYGASADVILELKLIADAALVGFPNAGKSTLVSVVSAARPRIADYPFTTLEPNLGVVDVDGRQFVLADVPGLIEGAAEGRGLGHSFLRHVERARVLVILLDPSPLQEASCEQQLVVLLSELEAHDPALAARERVVAVTKADLSEAAEAHERLGGSDAGIHLVSAATGAGVEELMHRVADAVARVEADLPDGEGYILHRPVMPAFDVHHDGERWVVTGLAAERAVAFDDLTVPGAAEAAARRLRSAGIDAVLRSQGAVDGDEVRIGEVIFEFTEEEASSE